A single Curtobacterium sp. MCSS17_015 DNA region contains:
- a CDS encoding PLD nuclease N-terminal domain-containing protein — MGILLSGVSVVLLVFALIDIITRPDSEVRGLPKVAWIILVILLPFVGSIVWFAIGHDWSAGSRNHGRYLEPKRHEDGYATLGAAKAAHGDKRVSSTEQELAELEREIEYWEAQARLKRAKEAAGEGDPTPAS, encoded by the coding sequence ATGGGAATCCTGCTGTCCGGCGTGAGCGTCGTCCTGCTCGTGTTCGCCCTGATCGACATCATCACGCGCCCCGACAGCGAGGTCCGGGGCCTGCCGAAGGTCGCCTGGATCATCCTCGTGATCCTGTTGCCGTTCGTCGGCAGCATCGTGTGGTTCGCGATCGGACACGACTGGAGCGCAGGGTCTCGGAACCACGGCCGCTACCTCGAGCCGAAGCGGCACGAGGACGGGTACGCCACGCTCGGCGCCGCGAAGGCCGCACACGGGGACAAGCGGGTCTCGAGCACGGAGCAGGAACTCGCCGAGCTCGAGCGTGAGATCGAGTACTGGGAAGCGCAGGCGCGCCTGAAGCGGGCGAAGGAAGCCGCTGGCGAGGGTGACCCGACCCCCGCGAGCTGA